A segment of the Egibacteraceae bacterium genome:
CCGTGAGCTGGGCCACCGGGTCACGGTGACCACCGCGTGGTCGGGCGTCGCGGCGGATGTGCTCGTGGCGCTGCACGCCCGGCGCAGCGCCGCAGCCGCCCGCGCGTTCACCGCCGCGCACCCGCGGCGCCCGGTGATCGTCGCGCTGACCGGCACCGACCTGTACCAGGACCTCACCGAGTCCCCCGAGACCCAGACGGCCATGGAGGCGGCGGCCGCCCTGGTGGTGCTCCAGCCGCTGGCGCGGACCGCGGTACCCAGCCACCTGCGATCCCGGGTGCACGTGATCCACCAGTCGGTGACCGTCCCCGAGGCCCCGCCCGATGGTGACCGGCCGGGACGCTTCGACGTCGTCTTCCTCGCGCACCTGCGGGCCGTGAAGGACCCGCTGCTGGTGGCCAAGGCGACCCGGCTGCTGCCGGCGGACTCCGCGGTGCGGGTCACCCATCTCGGCGCCGCGCTCGACCGGGACCTCGGTGAGCGGGCGGCGGCCGAGACCGAGGCCAACCCCCGCTATCGCTGGCTCGGCGACCGGCCGCGTGCCGAGGCCCTGACACGCCTGGCCCGCAGCCGCCTGCTCGTGCTGACGTCCCGCCTGGAGGGCGGCGCCAACGTGGTCTCCGAGGCGCTCGCCGCAACCACCCCCGTGCTGTCCACGCGCATCGACGGCTCGGTCGGTCTGCTCGGGAGGGACTACCCCGGCTACTTCCCCGTCGGCGACGCGGGCGCACTGGCGGACCTGCTGCACCGTGCCGCCACCGACGACACGTACCTCGGCGACCTGGCCGCCCACGTGCAGGCGCGCCGCGACCTGGTCGACCCGGTCCGCGAGCGCCGCGCGTGGGCGGACC
Coding sequences within it:
- the senB gene encoding selenoneine biosynthesis selenosugar synthase SenB, whose translation is MHVEIVTPAPPSSHNGNRVTALRWARLLRELGHRVTVTTAWSGVAADVLVALHARRSAAAARAFTAAHPRRPVIVALTGTDLYQDLTESPETQTAMEAAAALVVLQPLARTAVPSHLRSRVHVIHQSVTVPEAPPDGDRPGRFDVVFLAHLRAVKDPLLVAKATRLLPADSAVRVTHLGAALDRDLGERAAAETEANPRYRWLGDRPRAEALTRLARSRLLVLTSRLEGGANVVSEALAATTPVLSTRIDGSVGLLGRDYPGYFPVGDAGALADLLHRAATDDTYLGDLAAHVQARRDLVDPVRERRAWADLLRAVTGSMP